One window from the genome of Cryobacterium sp. GrIS_2_6 encodes:
- a CDS encoding NAD(P)H-quinone dehydrogenase translates to MAYEFERKQQIVILGGGPGGYEAAIAGAQLGAEVTLVEEVGVGGSAVITDVVPSKSLIATAEATNSIGDATELGVQLYVRGADGKPSRPEVAINLAAVNKRLLALARQQSEDMRATLVTAGVRLVQGHGRLDGTSGVIVATSEASGTDFDRISADTIVVSVGASPRILPTAVPDGERILTWTQLYNLRAVPEHLIVVGSGVTGAEFASAYRALGARVTLISSRDQVLPGEDADAAAVIENVFKRNGMVVLSKSRAESVVVTSTGVLATLSDGRKVEGSHCLIAVGSVPNTHGIGLEEAGVQLTDSGHIRVNRVARTSMPNIYAAGDCTTELPLASVASMMGRTAVFHAMGDAVNPIEIRNVAANIFTQPEIATVGWTQKQIEDGLVRGTIYKLPLAANPRAKMMGIKDGFVKLFATTTTGTVIGGVIVAPKASELIFPLALAVEHRLTVDEVARAFPVYPSLTGSITDAARAMHIVL, encoded by the coding sequence ATGGCCTACGAGTTCGAACGCAAGCAGCAGATCGTCATTCTCGGCGGAGGGCCCGGCGGGTACGAAGCTGCGATCGCCGGAGCACAACTCGGGGCGGAGGTCACCCTCGTCGAAGAGGTCGGCGTCGGCGGGTCCGCGGTCATCACGGACGTCGTGCCCTCGAAGTCCCTCATCGCCACCGCTGAGGCCACCAACTCCATCGGCGACGCGACCGAGCTCGGCGTCCAGCTCTACGTGCGCGGGGCCGACGGCAAGCCGAGCCGTCCCGAGGTCGCGATCAACCTCGCCGCCGTCAACAAGCGCCTCCTCGCGCTCGCCCGCCAGCAGTCCGAGGATATGCGGGCCACGCTCGTCACCGCCGGAGTGCGCCTCGTGCAGGGCCACGGCCGCCTCGACGGCACGAGCGGCGTGATCGTCGCGACCTCGGAGGCCTCCGGCACCGATTTCGACCGGATCAGCGCCGACACGATCGTCGTCTCCGTTGGCGCGAGCCCGCGCATCCTCCCGACCGCTGTCCCCGACGGTGAGCGCATCCTCACCTGGACCCAGCTCTACAACCTGCGTGCGGTGCCCGAGCACCTCATCGTCGTCGGGTCCGGTGTCACCGGCGCCGAATTCGCCTCGGCGTACCGGGCCCTCGGTGCCCGCGTCACCCTGATCTCGAGCCGCGACCAGGTGCTGCCCGGCGAGGACGCCGACGCCGCCGCCGTGATCGAGAACGTCTTCAAGCGCAACGGGATGGTCGTCCTCAGCAAGTCCCGCGCCGAATCCGTCGTCGTCACCTCCACCGGGGTGCTCGCGACCCTGTCCGACGGCCGGAAGGTCGAGGGCAGCCACTGCCTGATCGCCGTCGGCTCTGTGCCGAACACCCACGGGATCGGCCTCGAGGAGGCCGGAGTGCAGCTGACCGACTCCGGGCACATCCGGGTGAACCGGGTCGCCCGCACCTCGATGCCGAACATCTACGCGGCCGGCGACTGCACGACCGAGCTGCCCCTCGCATCCGTCGCCTCGATGATGGGCCGCACGGCGGTGTTCCACGCGATGGGCGACGCGGTGAACCCGATCGAGATCCGCAACGTCGCGGCCAACATCTTCACCCAGCCCGAGATCGCGACCGTCGGCTGGACGCAGAAGCAGATCGAGGACGGCCTCGTGCGGGGCACCATCTACAAACTGCCTCTCGCCGCGAACCCGCGCGCGAAGATGATGGGCATCAAGGACGGCTTCGTCAAGCTCTTCGCGACCACGACCACCGGCACCGTCATCGGCGGTGTCATCGTCGCCCCGAAGGCGAGCGAACTCATCTTCCCGCTCGCGCTCGCCGTCGAGCACCGGCTCACCGTCGACGAGGTCGCCAGGGCCTTCCCGGTCTACCCCTCCCTGACGGGCTCGATCACGGATGCCGCCCGGGCGATGCACATCGTCCTCTAG
- a CDS encoding MmcQ/YjbR family DNA-binding protein: MDPDELTAFLRDLNGAVETYPFGPEARVMKVAGKMFSVDQPDAPRRSITLKALPENVPRLIRSVAGIEPGYHMNKRHWVTVRLDGSVPTDHVRELITESHAIIVAALPRAIRRSLQG; the protein is encoded by the coding sequence GTGGATCCGGACGAACTGACCGCGTTCCTGCGGGACCTGAACGGTGCCGTCGAGACGTACCCGTTCGGGCCGGAGGCCCGGGTGATGAAGGTCGCAGGCAAGATGTTCTCCGTCGACCAGCCGGATGCCCCGCGCCGGTCGATCACGCTCAAGGCGCTCCCGGAGAACGTGCCGCGGTTGATCCGGAGCGTTGCCGGCATCGAGCCCGGGTACCACATGAACAAGCGGCACTGGGTGACCGTGAGACTCGACGGCTCAGTGCCTACCGACCACGTGCGCGAGCTGATCACCGAGTCGCACGCGATCATCGTCGCCGCTCTCCCGCGCGCCATCCGCCGGTCCCTCCAGGGCTGA